A genome region from Blautia coccoides includes the following:
- a CDS encoding YfcC family protein produces the protein MMEEKKEGRITKFFSNLHPLTLLFVLVIVVAVLTFFIPAGTYDRVNDEASGKTIVVPGTFHRVEQNPATPITILLSFDKGIQKAAPIISFLLLIGGALGIIASTGAIESALGQLVKKFRSDRSRGIIIGGVMFFFLFCSSTFGMGQEMMAFAPFIIVLMVSLGFDTITAIGSMILGYAIGYGSGFLNPFNLAVAQGIAGLPYPSGMGYRIVLSLILYVAALVYLLRYAKRVHKSPELSYSPVVPEEFKTEVQTEVKMTGGQIRVWVVFFLGIIFLIWGTITQGFYLSECATIFLVIGLLAGLVNGYGLNRIFKEFSKGAKDMAVPCLIIGFALAINQILDTSSVLDSIVYYLSVPLTHLPPMVSAGGMVIVQTLINFFINSGSTQAAVTMPIMSPLAQILGVNQQVAVLAFQLGDGLSNMAWVTCGTLMIGLGIANINYLQWTKFIIKIFGIMILIAVAAVMFAQFINLGPF, from the coding sequence ATGATGGAAGAAAAAAAAGAGGGCAGGATAACAAAATTTTTCTCAAATCTTCACCCATTAACCCTATTATTTGTGCTTGTGATCGTTGTGGCAGTTTTGACATTTTTTATACCGGCAGGTACTTATGACAGGGTTAATGATGAAGCGTCGGGCAAGACAATTGTGGTACCGGGAACTTTTCACAGGGTAGAACAGAACCCGGCAACGCCAATAACAATTTTACTCTCCTTTGACAAGGGGATACAGAAAGCAGCACCTATCATCTCTTTTTTGCTGCTTATAGGGGGCGCACTGGGGATCATCGCATCAACGGGGGCTATTGAGTCCGCATTAGGACAACTGGTAAAAAAGTTTAGGAGTGACAGGAGCCGGGGTATTATCATCGGAGGGGTTATGTTTTTCTTCCTGTTTTGTTCCTCCACATTTGGAATGGGACAGGAGATGATGGCTTTTGCACCCTTTATCATTGTACTTATGGTATCCCTTGGATTTGACACGATCACAGCCATAGGGTCCATGATCCTGGGATATGCCATTGGGTACGGTTCCGGTTTTTTGAATCCCTTTAACCTGGCGGTGGCTCAGGGAATCGCAGGACTTCCCTACCCGTCAGGAATGGGGTATCGTATTGTCCTCAGTCTGATCTTGTATGTTGCGGCACTTGTGTATCTGCTCCGCTACGCAAAGCGTGTACATAAATCACCGGAGTTAAGCTACAGCCCTGTAGTCCCGGAGGAGTTTAAGACAGAGGTGCAGACAGAAGTGAAAATGACAGGGGGACAGATAAGGGTTTGGGTGGTCTTTTTCCTTGGTATTATTTTTCTTATATGGGGAACCATTACTCAGGGATTTTACCTTTCAGAATGTGCGACTATCTTTCTTGTGATAGGGCTGCTGGCAGGGCTGGTAAACGGGTATGGACTTAACCGGATTTTCAAAGAGTTCAGCAAGGGCGCAAAAGATATGGCAGTACCGTGCCTCATCATCGGTTTTGCCCTGGCGATCAATCAGATTCTGGATACGTCTTCTGTACTGGACAGTATCGTATATTATCTGTCGGTTCCTTTAACCCATCTGCCGCCTATGGTGTCTGCGGGAGGAATGGTGATCGTTCAGACGCTGATCAACTTCTTCATTAACTCGGGTTCTACGCAGGCGGCTGTGACTATGCCCATTATGTCTCCGCTGGCACAGATACTGGGTGTGAATCAGCAGGTGGCAGTGTTGGCCTTCCAGTTAGGCGACGGACTTTCCAATATGGCATGGGTTACTTGCGGCACTCTGATGATCGGACTCGGAATAGCCAATATAAACTATCTGCAGTGGACGAAGTTTATCATTAAAATATTTGGAATTATGATTCTGATAGCTGTTGCAGCCGTTATGTTTGCGCAGTTTATAAATCTGGGACCATTTTAA